The Microvirga thermotolerans sequence GACGTGCGCGAGGAGGCTTTCGCAAAGCGCCTCGTCGACGTGGCGACCGGCCATTTCGGCGGGCTCGACATCGCCTTCAACAATGCGGGCATCAACGGCGAGATGGCGCCGACGCCGGAGGTCTCGCTGGAGGGATGGAACGATGCGCTCGCAGCCAATCTCACCGCAGCCTTCCTGGGGGCGAAGCATCAGATCCCCGCCATGCTCGAAAGGGGAGGCGGGTCCCTGATCTTCACCTCCACCTTCGTGGGCTACACCGCCGCCTTCCCCGGCGTCGCCTCCTATGCGGCGAGCAAGTCGGGTCTCATCGGTCTGACGCAGGCGCTGGCCGTCGAGTTCGGCTCGCGCGGCATCCGCGTGAACGCCCTCCTTCCCGGCGGCACCGACACGCCCATGGCCGAGGCCTGGACCTCGACCCCGGAAGCGAGGGCCTTCGTGGAGGGCCTGCATGCCGTCAAGCGTCTCGCGCGCCCGGAGGAGATCGCCCGTTCGGCCCTCTTTCTCGCCTCGGACGCTTCCAGCTTCACGACGGGGACGGCGCTTCTCGCCGACGGCGGCGTATCCATCAACCGGACCTGACGGAGCACCCGGGCGGTGCGTATCCACACCGCCCATCCCTGGAGAGGGATTGCAGCCCGAGGCTCATCGGCGGCAAGCCCGTCGTCCGGCGCGTTCGCCGACCTCCCGGTCACGACCGGGAGGCCGACGGGCCGAGCCCGGCCTCGATCTCCTCCACGGTCACGCCCGTCTTCTCGGCGAGGGCGCGCACGGTCGCGCGGTGGTCCCAGGGTCTTTCTCCGCGGCGGGCCTCGTCGAAGAGGCGGCGGTACTCCCGCAGGGCATAGTCGAGGGAGCTGTCGGGCATGGCGTCGTCCTTGCTCATGGATCGTCCTTTCCTGTCCTTGCGCGGCACGGGATGCGCATGGGGCAAAATCCGCCGAGGACGGAAAGGTTTCGCCGAACCTGGGCGATGGCGGCGCCGCTGCCGGAGCGGCAGAAAGCAGAAAGCCCGGCGCAGGGCCGGGCTTCCCGTCGTTCTCGGTTCTCTTCCCGGCGTCGCCGGGGCGGCGATCAGGCCGCCATCGCCTTCTTGAGGTTCTCGTCGATCTTGTCGAGGAAGCCGGTGGTGGAAAGCCACTTCTGCTCGGCGCCGACGAGGAGGGCGAGGTCTTTGGTCATGTAGCCGGACTCGACCGTGTCCACGCACACCTTCTCCAGGGTCGCGGCGAACCTGGCGAGCTCGGCGTTGTCGTCGAGCTTGGCCCGGTGGGCGAGGCCGCGGGTCCAGGCGAAGATGGAGGCGATGGAGTTGGTGGAGGTCTCCTTGCCCTTCTGGTGCTCGCGGTAGTGGCGCGTCACGGTGCCGTGGGCGGCTTCCGCCTCGACGGTCTTGCCGTCAGGCGTCATCAGCACGGAGGTCATGAGGCCGAGCGAGCCGAAGCCCTGGGCCACCGTGTCGGACTGCACGTCGCCGTCGTAGTTCTTGCACGCCCACACGTAGCCGCCGGACCACTTGAGGGCGGAGGCCACCATGTCGTCGATGAGGCGATGCTCGTAGGTGAGGCCGAGGGCCTCGAACTTGGACTTGAATTCGGCGTCGTAGATCTCCTGGAAGATGTCCTTGAAGCGGCCGTCATAGGCCTTGAGGATC is a genomic window containing:
- a CDS encoding SDR family oxidoreductase, giving the protein MTMLLNRTAIVTGASSGIGYATARLFAREGAKVVAAARRAEALDRLVRDIEEEGGTAIAVAGDVREEAFAKRLVDVATGHFGGLDIAFNNAGINGEMAPTPEVSLEGWNDALAANLTAAFLGAKHQIPAMLERGGGSLIFTSTFVGYTAAFPGVASYAASKSGLIGLTQALAVEFGSRGIRVNALLPGGTDTPMAEAWTSTPEARAFVEGLHAVKRLARPEEIARSALFLASDASSFTTGTALLADGGVSINRT